One uncultured Desulfovibrio sp. genomic window carries:
- the polA gene encoding DNA polymerase I: MSLKQRLNLSAEPVFLMDGSAFIYRGFFANKNMQRSDGFPTNALVVVTRVLLRILRDERPSHFLFVKDGKGKNFRHDLYPLYKANRDATPEDLVRQMDPIVRMVKALGIPVEISDGCEADDCIASLAARFSAQRPVVIVSGDKDLKQCLGPNVYMWDPASKEEKLLSAADFTAESGLRPDQWADVQALVGDTSDNIPGVPGIGPKTAQKIFEICPTLEDIRDHFALLGPKIQDKLRDHLENMFLWRQLTALSLDVCTGLTLDDMAVNPLDEALCASMAEEFELHALRRDMATLARLQRSAPAGSATAQTGLAAEGSAPNAGSNTGADAGASRPSAQGSLAQSSLMAVAEKSPSRTRPAAGAGPQMSLLDVADEPEAPLLSEAGQLPPCAGLEAAIIWPGGPGKPPHVAVAGGDDFRWGGSVEDLCTWLAGAQRLVTSDLKAQLIAAACWRQLPSEANPPFFFDLGLAAYLINPEESDYGWPRLAVRWGIPLREGQGGNGPASMALRMAASMEQRLEADGLLELYRTLELPLTPVLAQMEARGVAIDAAAFQSFLSDVQGEIDRLTQEVFAAAGTTFNIRSAQQLGEVLFNTLKLPSPRKTRGGQASTNQETLEKLAGQHPVVESILQFRKLEKMRSTYLDPLPRLVDPRGRIHTTFNQKATATGRLSSSNPNLQNIPVRGPLGKRMRSCFIAGPDHALVSADYSQVELRVLAHMSQDTALLEAFRNGEDIHARTAALVYDLPSNEVSPDQRRNAKTINFGLIYGMGAQKLAQELKITTNEAKEFIARYFERLTGLKQFYEEVEAAAKRQGYVTTLGGRRRLLPDIHSANGQNYALARRQAINTVIQGSAADIIKLAMLGVAHDAELKRLDARLLLQVHDELLLEVPTEAAAAAGERVAALMGGVMPGGVALSVPLVVDWGLGRDWGSAH; encoded by the coding sequence ATGTCGCTGAAACAACGCCTCAATCTTTCTGCCGAGCCTGTCTTTCTTATGGACGGCTCTGCCTTTATATATCGCGGTTTTTTTGCCAACAAGAACATGCAGCGTTCCGACGGCTTTCCCACCAATGCGCTGGTGGTGGTAACGCGTGTGCTGCTGCGCATTCTGCGCGATGAGCGGCCCTCCCATTTTCTCTTCGTCAAGGACGGCAAGGGCAAGAACTTTCGTCATGATCTGTACCCGCTGTACAAGGCCAACCGTGATGCCACACCTGAAGATCTGGTGCGGCAGATGGATCCCATTGTGCGCATGGTCAAGGCTCTTGGCATTCCGGTTGAAATTTCCGACGGCTGCGAGGCTGACGACTGCATAGCCTCGCTGGCAGCGCGTTTTTCCGCCCAGCGGCCCGTGGTTATTGTGAGCGGAGATAAAGACCTCAAGCAGTGCCTCGGCCCCAACGTGTACATGTGGGACCCTGCATCCAAGGAAGAAAAACTGCTCTCGGCCGCGGATTTTACGGCGGAAAGCGGCCTCAGGCCAGACCAGTGGGCCGATGTGCAGGCTCTTGTGGGCGACACGAGCGATAATATCCCCGGCGTACCGGGCATCGGCCCCAAGACGGCGCAGAAAATTTTTGAAATATGCCCCACGCTTGAAGACATACGCGACCATTTTGCCCTGCTTGGGCCCAAGATTCAGGACAAACTGCGCGACCACCTTGAAAACATGTTTTTGTGGCGGCAGCTCACGGCCCTTTCGCTGGATGTGTGCACCGGGCTGACCCTTGACGATATGGCCGTCAATCCGCTGGATGAAGCCCTGTGCGCCAGCATGGCGGAAGAATTTGAACTGCATGCCCTGCGCCGCGACATGGCAACGCTCGCCCGTTTGCAGCGCAGCGCCCCCGCCGGTTCGGCAACGGCCCAGACGGGCCTTGCAGCTGAGGGGTCTGCACCGAATGCTGGCTCAAATACTGGTGCGGATGCTGGCGCGTCTCGCCCGTCTGCTCAGGGTTCTCTTGCCCAGAGTTCGCTGATGGCTGTCGCCGAAAAATCTCCTTCAAGGACGCGCCCCGCAGCTGGGGCAGGCCCACAGATGAGCCTGCTGGATGTGGCCGACGAGCCCGAGGCTCCGCTGCTGAGCGAAGCAGGGCAGTTGCCTCCCTGCGCAGGGCTGGAGGCCGCAATCATCTGGCCCGGCGGGCCGGGCAAACCGCCCCACGTGGCGGTGGCTGGCGGCGATGATTTTCGTTGGGGCGGCAGTGTGGAAGACCTCTGCACGTGGCTTGCCGGGGCGCAAAGGCTTGTGACGTCTGACCTCAAGGCCCAGTTGATTGCCGCCGCCTGCTGGCGCCAGCTGCCTTCCGAGGCCAATCCTCCGTTTTTCTTTGATCTTGGCCTTGCCGCCTACCTCATTAACCCCGAGGAAAGCGACTACGGCTGGCCCCGTCTGGCTGTGCGCTGGGGCATACCCCTGCGCGAAGGACAGGGCGGCAACGGCCCGGCCAGCATGGCCCTGCGCATGGCCGCTTCCATGGAGCAGCGGCTTGAGGCTGACGGCCTGCTCGAGCTGTACCGCACACTTGAACTGCCGCTCACGCCTGTGCTGGCCCAGATGGAGGCGCGCGGTGTCGCCATTGACGCAGCGGCCTTTCAGTCCTTTCTTTCAGACGTGCAGGGCGAGATCGACAGGCTCACGCAGGAGGTTTTTGCCGCAGCGGGAACCACGTTCAACATCCGCTCGGCCCAGCAGCTCGGCGAGGTGCTGTTCAACACGCTCAAGCTGCCCTCGCCGCGCAAAACTCGTGGCGGACAGGCATCCACCAATCAGGAAACACTGGAAAAACTGGCCGGGCAGCATCCCGTGGTAGAGAGCATCCTTCAGTTCCGCAAACTGGAAAAAATGCGCTCCACCTATCTGGATCCCCTGCCGCGTCTTGTGGATCCGCGCGGGCGCATCCATACGACCTTTAACCAGAAGGCCACGGCCACGGGGCGGCTTTCGTCCAGCAATCCCAATCTTCAGAACATCCCCGTTCGCGGGCCGCTAGGCAAGCGCATGCGCTCGTGCTTTATCGCCGGGCCGGATCACGCCCTTGTTTCCGCCGACTATTCGCAGGTTGAACTGCGCGTGCTGGCCCACATGTCGCAGGATACGGCCCTGCTTGAAGCCTTCCGCAACGGCGAGGACATTCACGCCCGCACGGCGGCTCTGGTGTACGACCTGCCGTCCAACGAGGTCAGCCCCGACCAGCGGCGCAATGCCAAGACCATCAATTTTGGTCTTATCTACGGCATGGGCGCGCAAAAACTGGCTCAGGAACTGAAAATTACGACCAATGAGGCCAAGGAATTCATTGCGCGCTATTTTGAGCGGCTCACAGGCCTTAAGCAATTCTATGAAGAGGTGGAGGCCGCTGCCAAGCGGCAGGGCTATGTGACCACCCTTGGGGGGCGGCGGCGCTTGCTGCCCGATATTCATTCCGCCAACGGGCAGAACTACGCGCTGGCGCGGCGGCAGGCTATCAATACCGTGATCCAGGGGTCAGCGGCGGATATCATCAAGCTCGCCATGCTGGGTGTGGCCCATGATGCGGAGTTGAAGCGGCTGGATGCCCGGTTGCTCTTGCAGGTGCATGACGAACTTTTGCTGGAAGTGCCCACGGAGGCTGCGGCTGCCGCGGGTGAGCGGGTGGCGGCGCTTATGGGCGGGGTCATGCCGGGCGGCGTGGCTTTGTCTGTGCCTCTTGTCGTTGATTGGGGGCTGGGGCGTGATTGGGGCTCCGCCCACTAG